The Haloarcula sp. CBA1127 genomic interval CGATGCCGGCGCGCCAGACGTGATTCTCGACCACCGCCTTGACGACTACCTCGCGTTCGACGCCGAGGTGGCTGCCCAGGGCGCGCGGATCGCCGCCATCGGGAACACCGACCCCGCAGCGACGTTCGAGAATGTCCCACGCTGCCGGGCGAAAGCCCTCAGCGTCCATCACGTCTCGATGTTCAACACGCCCGAGTTCGGCGCGGTGCTAGACCGACTGGCGACGCTCATGGCTGACGACGAGCTGACGCCGGTCATCGCCCGCCGCTACGACCTTGCAGAGGTCCCGGCGGCTCACGACGACGTGCGCAACGACAGTTTCCTCGGCAAACTCGTCGTCACGCCGTAGACCGGCTACTGCGGACCACCGTCGTCGGTCCACGGACTCGAACCTCGCGTTTCCGGGGGTGAGCATTTATCCACCTACTATCCGTGGACCCATCCATGTCAGCTGAGTTTAATTTCGACGGCGAGGTAGCACTGATTACGGGCGTCGGCGGAGCGCTGGGTAGTGCGGTCGCAAACGCTTTCCTCGAGGCCGGGGCGACCGTCTGTGGCAGTGATATTGTCGAACCGAACACCGAGGATTTCCTGCTGGCCGACCCCGAGCGTGTGGATTTCTACCGGGCGGACTTCAGCGACGAGGACGACGTCGCCGACACCATCGACGCGGTCGTCGACGAGCACGGGCGGCTGGACTACTTGCTGAACATCGCCGGAACATGGCGCGGCGGCACACCGATCCACGAGACGGATGCGGATACGTTCGATTTCCTGTTCGACGTGAACCTGAAGACGATGTTTCTGGCGTCGAAACACGCGATTCCACACTTGCGGGCTGGCGAGGGCGCGATCGTCTCTGTCTCCGCGCGGTCGTCACTTGAGGGCGGTGCAGGCGACGGACTCTACCGAGCGTCGAAAGCCGGCGTCCGACTGCTAACAGAGACCATCGCGGCGGAGAACCTCGGGTCCGTGCGAGCCAACGCCGTCATGCCCAGCGTCATCGATACCCCGATGAACCGCGAGATGATGCCCGACGCTGACTTCGAGACGTGGGTCGATCCGAAAGATATCGCCGGCGTCATGTTGTTCCTCTGTGCTGACGCCGCAACCGTGACCAGCGGTGCGGCGGTGCCGGTGTACGGCGAGGTCTGATATTGTTGGCTGTATCTGGTCTGCCTACTGTTCGGCCACAATCCCGCGTTTCTCGTAGTTACGTATCCGCATTGTCGAGAAACGGCGGACAGAGCGGGATCAGTGCGAATCTCCCGACTGCTGCTGTTTGGCTTCACAGATAGTGTCTTTACTCTGACATTATAGGGTGGTATTGCGAACCTGAATCATGGTGGTTTTTATACCCCAAAAGAATATGCCGCATCACAATGAGTGACAGAGAAACGTGGGCCTCACGGCTCGGGTTCCTTCTCGCAGCAATCGGTAGCGCAGTCGGCCTCGGAAACATCTGGCAGTTCCCGTTCAAGACCGCGACAAACGGCGGGGCAGTGTTCCTCGTCTTTTATCTCGTCGCCGTGTTGCTCATCGGCTTCCCGGCAATGCTGGCAGAGTTCATCATCGGACGGCGAACGAATCGTAACGCCGTCGACGCGTTTGCTGAACTCGGATTCAAGCAGTGGCGGGTCGTCGGTGGTCTGGGCGTCTTTACAGGCTTCTGGATTCTCTCGTATTACAACGTCGTCGGGGGGTGGGTCATGCGGTATATCCTCGGAAGCGCGACGGGCGCATACTTCGGAAACTCCGCGGAGTACTTCGGCGCTATTTCCAGTGGCCCGGAAGCTGTCGCCGGACAGGCGCTGTTCCTGCTGATCTGTGTCGGCATCGTCGCAGTGGGTGTCGAGGACGGTATCGAGAAGGCGACGAAGGTGATGGTCCCCAGTATCGTGATTCTCATGCTCGGGATGGCGGCCTGGGTTACCACGCTTGAGGGAGCGGGGGCTGGCTACAGTTACTTCCTCTCACCTGACTTCTCCACGCTGGCGGCGAACGCCGGTGACCTGATCCCGTTCGCAGTTGGACAGGCGTTTTTCACCCTCTCGCTGGGGATGGCAGCCATGATCACTTACTCCTCGTACATCGGTGACGACGAGAGTCTCCCGGTGGATGGTGGCATTATTGTCGTGACGAACACGCTCGTCGGTGTGCTGGCCGGGCTGGTCGTGTTCCCGATTCTCTTCGCCATCAACGTCAGCCCCGACACCAGTGGTCCGTCAGCCATCTTCGTCGCGATGGCGTCGGCGTTCCCACAGCTTCCCGGAGGGCGACTCCTCGGCATCGTGTTCTTCGGCGTTGTCCTCATCGCCGCGATCTCCTCTGCCATCAGCCTCCTTGAGGTTGCAGTTTCCTACGGCGTTGACAACACGTCATACTCACGGGTGTCACTGTCGGCGATGCTCGGGGTTGGGCTGTTCATTCTGGGACTGCCGTCAGCCTGGGACCTGGCGTGGTTCGGCTGGTTCGACACGCTCGCGTACAAGCTGTTCCTCCCGCTGTCAGTGCTGCTCATTCTGGTGTTCGTCGGCTGGGTGCTCTCCTCCAACGCAGTTGCCGAACTCCGACAGGGGACGGGCGGGCTCCGGGCATTCGGTCCGACCTGGCTCTGGATGGTCCGAACGGTGGTCATCCTCGGCGTCATCCTGACGCTGGCCCTCGGCCTGCAGACGCTGTTCCTCGCTGAGGACCCCGCGATCATCCCGCCGATATAACCGACGAACGGCATCGGTTTCCCGCGGACCTTCTTCTCGGCAGTTCGCAGTGACCGCTCAGTGTGTGCGCTCGTCGCGGGATGTTTTTTCAGCCGTGACAGACTAGACGGACGTAGAGTAGGGCTGCATGACTCTCACGAATCGTGGAGGCGTAGATACACGCCACCAAAGAGACAGACCGTTGCTACCAGCAATAGACCACCGCTCAGCACGTCTCTGAGGAGTCCGGAAACACCGGGACGCTCCACAAGTCCGAAGGTACCCTCAAACGCTATCGACTGAAGCACTAGCGCCAGTCCGCCTATCGGTATCAATAGTCGTCGAATGCGTGTATTTTCGCCGATACTCATGTCCCTGGATATACATGACGGTGGGGTGAATACTTTGCTGAATCTCTGTGGCCGACGGGCTTAGTGTACTATCCAGTCTAAATAGGGGTGACAGCAGGCATATGACCTCCCAACCGTCCATCTCAGTCGGACTCGAACCCGCGCGGTTCGTCCGTAATCCCGAGACTCTCTGACACGGTGTCAGCCTCGTCGGTAGTACCCGGGAGCAGTCCGCGGATGTCGACCGACTCGCTGCCGAGTACCACGAACCCCGTGAAGATAGTCAGGAAGCCCGCCACTGCGGTCGGGGTGATTGCCTCACCGAGCAAGGCCCACCCGCCGAGCGTTGACACGACGGGGACTACGTAGAAGATGAGGTTAGCCTGGATTGCCCCGGTGACATCGAGCAGGCCGAAGTAGGCGATGTAGGCGATTGCGCCGGCGAAGATGCCGACGTACAGCAGGGCCGCAATCGCGGTCGGGGACCAGACCGCCGTGGCCGCTGATTCGCCCATGCCGATGCTCAGCGAGTGACAGAGCGCGGCAGCGACAGGGAGCGCCCACGCGGTTCGGACTGTACTCGACAGGCCACCACCGGACCACCGAATGAGCACGCTCCCCAGCGCCGCGCTAGCCGCGCCAGCGAACAGGATTAGCTTGCCGATGCCCCCGCTCAGGAGCATTGCCGGGTCGGGGCTAACGACGAGACCGACACCGAGCAGGCCGATTACCATCCCGAGACCGCCGCGGGCCGAAAGTCGTTCGTCGGAGAGCAGGAGAGCGGCGAACACCGGCGTCAGTATCGGATTGAGGCTGAAGATGATAGCGGCAACCGCGCTGGTAGCGGACTGCTGGCCCACGAATATCAGTGCGTTCGCGAGACCGAGCGCGAACAGGCCCGTCGAGAGAATCCCCAGCACGTCGCCGCGGGTCTGCGGGAGCAGTTCGTCCCGGGATCGCGTCACGACGACGTAGCCGAGGAGCACGACGGCGGCGATATCGAACCGGAGGGAGACGAACAGAAGCGGCGGGAGATACGACAGTCCGGCCTTCGCGCCGACGAAGGTTCCGCCAAGCAGGACACTGGCAACGGCGGCGAGGGCGAACGTCCGGCGCGAAATCATACTGCCACCTCGTATATTTTTTCTGATACGACTGCACAGCCGACAGAGAGAGCACGGAGAGAGACCTGAATCATCGTACTCTATGGTACGGTATCGATGCTTATAGGCCCGTTTAGAAAATATTACATAACGCGAAACGGCCGAACACCCGTGGCGGATATACACGGTGTGAAATTATTTCACACTACGAAAGCGCTTTAGGACGGACTCTCTAACGTGGCGGTATGGAATCGGCGCTCGAAGAGATTGAGTTCCTCGCGCTCTCCTCGAACCGGGTCGAGGTGTTGCGGCTTCTGGCGGCAGAGCCACACTCACGCGGGGAACTGGCGGCCGAAACCGGCGCGTCACAGGCGACGCTCGGACGTATTATCGCTGACTTCGAAGAGCGGTCGTGGATTCGCCGAACAGGGGGCGAGTACGTCGCCACGGCAACGGGCCACATCGTTGCTGACGGGTTCACCGACCTGCTCGGCAGCCTCGAAACCGAGCGGCGACTTCGCGACATCGTCCAGTATCTCCCTACCGATGCGATGGACTTCGACCTGCAACATCTGGCCGACGCGAGAATAACCGTCCCGAGCCAGACGCGCCCGAACGCGCCGGTCCAGCGACTGCTCGACCTGCTTCGGGACGCCGAGGAAGTCCGGACGTTCTCCCATGCGTTCAACAATCAGGCGATTCGGGTCGTGCAGGAGCGGGTCACCGCTGGCGAACAGCGGTTCT includes:
- a CDS encoding DMT family transporter, producing the protein MISRRTFALAAVASVLLGGTFVGAKAGLSYLPPLLFVSLRFDIAAVVLLGYVVVTRSRDELLPQTRGDVLGILSTGLFALGLANALIFVGQQSATSAVAAIIFSLNPILTPVFAALLLSDERLSARGGLGMVIGLLGVGLVVSPDPAMLLSGGIGKLILFAGAASAALGSVLIRWSGGGLSSTVRTAWALPVAAALCHSLSIGMGESAATAVWSPTAIAALLYVGIFAGAIAYIAYFGLLDVTGAIQANLIFYVVPVVSTLGGWALLGEAITPTAVAGFLTIFTGFVVLGSESVDIRGLLPGTTDEADTVSESLGITDEPRGFESD
- a CDS encoding SDR family oxidoreductase, with translation MSAEFNFDGEVALITGVGGALGSAVANAFLEAGATVCGSDIVEPNTEDFLLADPERVDFYRADFSDEDDVADTIDAVVDEHGRLDYLLNIAGTWRGGTPIHETDADTFDFLFDVNLKTMFLASKHAIPHLRAGEGAIVSVSARSSLEGGAGDGLYRASKAGVRLLTETIAAENLGSVRANAVMPSVIDTPMNREMMPDADFETWVDPKDIAGVMLFLCADAATVTSGAAVPVYGEV
- a CDS encoding sodium-dependent transporter: MSDRETWASRLGFLLAAIGSAVGLGNIWQFPFKTATNGGAVFLVFYLVAVLLIGFPAMLAEFIIGRRTNRNAVDAFAELGFKQWRVVGGLGVFTGFWILSYYNVVGGWVMRYILGSATGAYFGNSAEYFGAISSGPEAVAGQALFLLICVGIVAVGVEDGIEKATKVMVPSIVILMLGMAAWVTTLEGAGAGYSYFLSPDFSTLAANAGDLIPFAVGQAFFTLSLGMAAMITYSSYIGDDESLPVDGGIIVVTNTLVGVLAGLVVFPILFAINVSPDTSGPSAIFVAMASAFPQLPGGRLLGIVFFGVVLIAAISSAISLLEVAVSYGVDNTSYSRVSLSAMLGVGLFILGLPSAWDLAWFGWFDTLAYKLFLPLSVLLILVFVGWVLSSNAVAELRQGTGGLRAFGPTWLWMVRTVVILGVILTLALGLQTLFLAEDPAIIPPI
- a CDS encoding winged helix-turn-helix domain-containing protein, yielding MESALEEIEFLALSSNRVEVLRLLAAEPHSRGELAAETGASQATLGRIIADFEERSWIRRTGGEYVATATGHIVADGFTDLLGSLETERRLRDIVQYLPTDAMDFDLQHLADARITVPSQTRPNAPVQRLLDLLRDAEEVRTFSHAFNNQAIRVVQERVTAGEQRFSGVFSPGAIDALAADDRLRNRLESLRAEPDASVRIRNDGVPLAVMIADDVVHLLLRDDNGVLQASIDTTAPAVREWAIETFDTYWASAEPLSDEWAL